Part of the Quercus lobata isolate SW786 chromosome 6, ValleyOak3.0 Primary Assembly, whole genome shotgun sequence genome, ATTCTAATAATCAAAAACtttttcaacaacaacaactcaGGTTTAGCTTCACACTCACACACCCTTCGAACCCTAGCCACGAACCGCGAGCCCCTCCTCTCGTGGTTTATCCCGACTCGCCCATTCCAACCAAtaccaaagagagagaaaataaaaagagagagagagaaacacacacacatgtcTATTTGTGCTTTTTGAAGCATTTTGAACTTGCAGAAGAGAGTCCGTACATCTGAAACCcctccaaaaccaaaaaaaaaaaaaaatttagggttttatgcGTTGCCAAAGAAATAGCTATTCGGGTACTAGGGGTTAGAGTTCTGTGGCTTTACTTTTGAAATTCTGGTATTCATGCTCTGAAACGATTCGTTTTGTTTGTGtgaagtgatttttttttttttttttgggtgtgtttaTGAGATATAGGGTTTCGTATTTAATGGATGAGATCTGGGAGCGAGCCGTGGAGACAGCGCTAGACGGCCAAACCGACCACGCCTCGGCTCGAACCCTAACCCTAGACGGCGCCGTGAAGTGCGTCCAAGGTCGGTTACCGCCGCCGAGCCTTTTGGAGAGGTTCCAGAACCTTCAGCATCTCTCTATTGCTAACATCGGCGTTTCTTCGCTCGAGCAATTTCCTAGGCTCCGGAATCTTCAGAAGTTGATTCTCTCCGATAATCGGATCGCTGGAGGCCTCGAGTTTCTCGTCGAAGCTGGGCTCGACTCGCTTCGGGACCTTGACTTGTCCAACAATCGGATTCAGTACATCGAGGATCTCGCTCCGCTTGCTCAGCTTAAGCTCGTTTCGCTTGATCTGTATGAGTGTCCGGTTACGCGTGTTAAGGATTATCGATCTAGGGTTTTTGGATTGATCAAATCGTTGAAGTATTTGGATAAGATGGATGCGGAGGAGAACGAGCGGCCTGAGAGTGATGATGAGGAGGAAGATGAGGAGGACGAGGAGGATGACCCTGGGAGCGGTGAAATCGATGGGGAGGATCGACCGTTTGGAATGAATAATGGGCACAGTGAAGGGGCTGATGGAGTGGTTGATGTGGATGAGGATGAAGAGAGCGATGCTGATGAGGAGGAGACGGAGACTGCTAGGAGAGGGAATGACTTGAGTCATCAGGCGAACGGGTTTAGGGTTGAGCGTGTGGAGGGAGGGGAGGGTGGAGAGGACGAAGACGAGGGGGACGATGATGAA contains:
- the LOC115994527 gene encoding acidic leucine-rich nuclear phosphoprotein 32-related protein isoform X1, which gives rise to MRYRVSYLMDEIWERAVETALDGQTDHASARTLTLDGAVKCVQGRLPPPSLLERFQNLQHLSIANIGVSSLEQFPRLRNLQKLILSDNRIAGGLEFLVEAGLDSLRDLDLSNNRIQYIEDLAPLAQLKLVSLDLYECPVTRVKDYRSRVFGLIKSLKYLDKMDAEENERPESDDEEEDEEDEEDDPGSGEIDGEDRPFGMNNGHSEGADGVVDVDEDEESDADEEETETARRGNDLSHQANGFRVERVEGGEGGEDEDEGDDDEDNESGEEIDDDDDVVEVHEIDDSDDEEDGVEYEEEDDEDDDDDEEDEEEEVDNDDGDLAEPESTGRLTSTEGEIDGHEQGEDDEDDNGETGEEVQVVEGGGEFEEEEEGEEEEEDYGGGYLVQPVPQVEEHDAGGSDLEPVNEDAADAEEEEEVEDDEEVQVLPPSSSQLKRKRDEDVEEDDNGEDDDEDDDVVEYSKSSKKHH
- the LOC115994527 gene encoding acidic leucine-rich nuclear phosphoprotein 32-related protein isoform X2, which codes for MDEIWERAVETALDGQTDHASARTLTLDGAVKCVQGRLPPPSLLERFQNLQHLSIANIGVSSLEQFPRLRNLQKLILSDNRIAGGLEFLVEAGLDSLRDLDLSNNRIQYIEDLAPLAQLKLVSLDLYECPVTRVKDYRSRVFGLIKSLKYLDKMDAEENERPESDDEEEDEEDEEDDPGSGEIDGEDRPFGMNNGHSEGADGVVDVDEDEESDADEEETETARRGNDLSHQANGFRVERVEGGEGGEDEDEGDDDEDNESGEEIDDDDDVVEVHEIDDSDDEEDGVEYEEEDDEDDDDDEEDEEEEVDNDDGDLAEPESTGRLTSTEGEIDGHEQGEDDEDDNGETGEEVQVVEGGGEFEEEEEGEEEEEDYGGGYLVQPVPQVEEHDAGGSDLEPVNEDAADAEEEEEVEDDEEVQVLPPSSSQLKRKRDEDVEEDDNGEDDDEDDDVVEYSKSSKKHH